A stretch of the Archangium violaceum genome encodes the following:
- a CDS encoding putative baseplate assembly protein → MTDHWPGNRRRPPLPRQDTTQPEVLARIQRRLASWRPGAASSQDTSLRGLPGPPPPKAPSSPLSRLVPLSISQGPLAENDFSQGLLDAWAALADVLTFYQERIAPESYLLTATEDFSVQELVRTVGVTPLPAVTARVDLCFTVSDKRGAPEELVLPQGLAVQSLPAPGGLPQTYETSAELLTRAEWSSMALGQPGDSLLTAPATALRADAPALLLQDGRHGVRAGDTLLVRAKRADGSEWLGLPTVTRVASTRQRGLLAWDLPLDKTLGSELLTSPQVWGCRPPEPLLGHDATPWEKLSLEERLAAGGTPVGGLQRLSAPDSPWKGLGAAPGKVHCLLADPDDGIFAGMEGKGLQCSQDDGATWTPVKALARMEVLCLGYDAQGRLVAGTQKHGVQRSADGGESWESLAGRTVVEPSQLPLAKSSLKDLRLPPTPVRCVAGFLFGNGADTAAFLLAGTDEGLFSWDESAGVWSPINDGLPLAKKGGRTPITIRAIVTDEANQRFLIGTSQGLFTTTSIGTEWTANDPGLPGQPVAALVKDARGTLFAALEGGGLYSAADTKKLAWVPVAPKTASGVAEASALLPLESSAKGPPGLLAVLSEGLFVSRDSGTTWAQLPTTGTSTVWAVAEASPNVLLAATPVEGVKEKEWPGWALTSGELVLARALPRLLTGQTLVLEQPAPKGPPRRALVTAKQVLTEQVKAFGQRHLVTRLQVEPEEVVTGFDRALVRVRACPTALPLREQQVREPTLLGPEVDLETLLGNDDLFAALVDAPQASRAPPREDVVVAGAVELPPGRTVMVVGRRLRVLVGLGTALELVPEERHDLPLKLEAGQVLEVMAWPAGTEGAPPVWRLRDEHGATGTVKAAEGKLLLLPAAKDGEQVALRRQVVATAPERGATRLVLDKALEEMLDPDTVAVRGNVVEATHGTTVKEVLGSGDARRPHQQFRLKRSPLVWRATADGPVPAVDVWVEGQRWQRVEDWSGQKQHSRVYVLRTDADGNVWVCFGDGVHGARLPTGAENVVAVYRTGGGPAGNVGAGRITLLRHRLLGLRTVDNPLPATGGTAAQAPSELRTQAPLQLRTLGRIVSLGDFADYVRTYPGVARVRVRKLWNGHQHLLSFTVATTEEDTGHRMGASLQQALRQELERFRPKHYTLQVDSFVPRPFLVEATLTVDPDFDADAVKKSAAQALVDAFAFEQRELAQPVATSDILRLLSGVRGVLNARVTSLRLSGTTATPGSVPTVLPAADSVWGVRAQKVLPAELLLLDEAGPTLTVEKATS, encoded by the coding sequence GTGACGGACCACTGGCCAGGCAACCGACGCCGCCCCCCGCTGCCACGGCAGGACACCACCCAGCCCGAGGTGCTCGCCCGCATTCAGCGGCGGCTCGCCTCCTGGAGGCCCGGCGCCGCGTCCAGCCAGGACACCTCGCTGCGTGGGCTGCCGGGCCCTCCCCCGCCCAAGGCCCCGTCGTCCCCGCTGAGCCGGCTGGTGCCCCTGTCCATCTCCCAGGGCCCGCTCGCGGAGAATGACTTCTCCCAGGGGCTGCTCGACGCGTGGGCCGCCCTGGCGGACGTGCTCACCTTCTACCAGGAGCGCATCGCCCCGGAGAGCTACCTGCTCACGGCCACCGAGGACTTCTCGGTGCAGGAGCTGGTGCGCACCGTGGGGGTGACGCCACTGCCCGCGGTGACCGCGCGGGTGGACCTGTGCTTCACCGTGTCCGACAAGCGCGGTGCGCCCGAGGAGCTGGTGCTGCCCCAGGGGCTGGCGGTGCAGAGCCTCCCCGCCCCCGGAGGCCTGCCCCAGACGTACGAGACTTCGGCCGAGCTCCTCACGCGCGCCGAGTGGAGCAGCATGGCGCTGGGGCAACCCGGAGACTCGCTCCTCACCGCACCCGCCACGGCGCTGAGGGCGGATGCGCCCGCGCTGCTGCTGCAGGATGGGAGACACGGCGTGCGCGCCGGGGACACGCTGCTGGTGCGCGCGAAGCGGGCGGATGGCTCGGAGTGGCTGGGGCTGCCCACCGTCACGCGCGTGGCCAGCACCCGGCAGCGGGGGCTCCTCGCCTGGGACCTGCCGCTGGACAAGACCCTGGGCAGCGAGCTCCTCACCAGCCCCCAGGTCTGGGGATGCCGTCCGCCCGAGCCCCTGCTCGGCCACGACGCCACGCCCTGGGAGAAGCTCTCGCTGGAGGAGCGCCTCGCGGCCGGTGGCACCCCGGTGGGAGGCCTGCAGCGCCTGAGCGCCCCGGATTCCCCCTGGAAGGGACTGGGGGCAGCGCCGGGCAAGGTGCACTGCCTGCTAGCCGATCCTGATGACGGCATCTTCGCCGGCATGGAGGGCAAGGGCCTCCAGTGCTCCCAGGATGACGGGGCCACCTGGACGCCGGTGAAGGCGCTGGCACGCATGGAGGTGCTGTGCCTGGGGTATGACGCGCAGGGCCGACTCGTGGCGGGCACCCAGAAGCACGGCGTGCAGCGCAGCGCGGACGGCGGCGAGTCCTGGGAGTCGCTCGCCGGCAGGACCGTCGTCGAGCCCTCGCAGCTGCCCCTGGCGAAGTCGTCCCTGAAGGACTTGCGGCTGCCGCCCACGCCCGTGCGCTGCGTGGCGGGCTTCCTCTTCGGCAACGGCGCGGACACCGCCGCGTTCCTGCTGGCCGGCACCGACGAGGGCCTCTTCTCCTGGGATGAGAGCGCTGGCGTCTGGAGCCCCATCAACGACGGCCTCCCCCTGGCCAAGAAGGGCGGGCGCACCCCCATCACCATCCGCGCCATCGTCACGGACGAGGCCAACCAGCGCTTCCTCATCGGCACCAGCCAGGGCCTCTTCACCACCACGAGCATCGGCACGGAGTGGACGGCGAATGACCCGGGCCTGCCCGGACAGCCTGTGGCAGCGCTGGTGAAGGACGCGCGGGGCACCCTCTTCGCCGCGCTGGAGGGCGGCGGGCTGTACAGCGCCGCGGACACAAAGAAGCTCGCCTGGGTGCCGGTGGCGCCGAAGACGGCCTCGGGGGTGGCGGAGGCCAGCGCCCTGCTCCCGCTGGAGTCGAGCGCCAAGGGCCCCCCGGGCCTGCTCGCCGTCCTCTCCGAGGGCCTCTTCGTCTCCCGCGACAGCGGCACCACGTGGGCGCAACTGCCCACGACGGGCACCTCCACGGTATGGGCCGTCGCGGAGGCGTCGCCGAACGTGCTGCTGGCCGCCACGCCGGTGGAGGGCGTGAAGGAGAAGGAGTGGCCGGGCTGGGCGCTGACATCGGGTGAGCTGGTACTGGCGCGGGCACTCCCCCGGCTCCTCACGGGCCAGACGCTGGTGCTGGAGCAGCCCGCGCCCAAGGGCCCTCCGCGCCGCGCCCTCGTCACCGCGAAGCAAGTGCTCACGGAGCAGGTGAAGGCCTTCGGGCAGCGCCACCTCGTCACCCGCCTCCAGGTGGAGCCTGAAGAGGTGGTGACAGGCTTCGACCGGGCCCTCGTCCGCGTGCGAGCCTGCCCCACCGCGCTGCCCCTGCGGGAGCAACAGGTGCGCGAGCCCACCCTCCTCGGGCCCGAGGTGGACCTGGAGACGCTGCTGGGCAACGACGACCTCTTCGCCGCGCTGGTGGACGCGCCCCAGGCCTCCAGGGCCCCGCCGCGCGAGGACGTGGTGGTGGCGGGCGCGGTGGAGCTTCCTCCCGGCCGGACGGTGATGGTGGTGGGGCGGCGCCTGCGCGTCCTGGTGGGGCTGGGGACCGCACTGGAGCTCGTTCCGGAGGAGAGGCACGACCTGCCGCTGAAGCTGGAGGCCGGGCAGGTGCTGGAGGTGATGGCGTGGCCGGCCGGAACGGAAGGCGCGCCCCCGGTGTGGCGGCTGCGCGACGAGCATGGCGCCACCGGGACGGTGAAGGCCGCGGAGGGCAAGCTGCTGCTGCTGCCCGCGGCGAAGGACGGCGAGCAGGTGGCGCTGCGGCGGCAGGTGGTGGCCACGGCTCCGGAGCGGGGCGCCACGCGGCTGGTGCTGGACAAGGCGCTGGAGGAGATGCTGGACCCGGACACCGTGGCCGTGCGCGGCAACGTGGTGGAGGCCACCCATGGCACCACGGTGAAGGAGGTGCTGGGCAGCGGGGACGCCCGGCGCCCCCACCAACAGTTCCGCCTCAAGCGCTCGCCGCTGGTGTGGCGGGCCACGGCGGACGGGCCCGTGCCCGCGGTGGACGTGTGGGTGGAGGGGCAGCGCTGGCAGCGGGTGGAGGACTGGAGCGGGCAGAAGCAGCACAGCCGCGTGTACGTGCTGCGCACGGACGCGGACGGCAATGTGTGGGTGTGCTTCGGAGACGGCGTGCACGGGGCCCGCCTGCCCACGGGGGCGGAGAATGTGGTGGCAGTGTACCGCACGGGCGGAGGGCCGGCGGGCAACGTGGGGGCGGGCCGCATCACCCTGCTGCGCCACCGCCTGCTGGGGCTGCGCACCGTGGACAACCCCCTGCCCGCCACGGGAGGCACCGCCGCCCAGGCCCCCTCCGAGCTGCGCACCCAGGCGCCGCTCCAGCTGCGGACGCTCGGGCGCATCGTCTCCCTGGGCGACTTCGCGGACTACGTGCGCACGTATCCGGGCGTGGCCCGCGTCCGCGTGCGCAAGCTGTGGAACGGCCACCAGCACCTGCTCAGCTTCACCGTGGCCACCACCGAGGAGGACACCGGGCACCGCATGGGCGCGTCGCTGCAACAGGCCCTGCGCCAGGAGCTGGAGCGCTTCCGCCCGAAGCACTACACCCTGCAGGTGGACTCCTTCGTGCCACGCCCCTTCCTCGTGGAGGCGACGCTCACGGTGGACCCGGACTTCGACGCCGACGCGGTGAAGAAGAGCGCCGCGCAGGCCCTCGTGGACGCCTTCGCCTTCGAGCAGCGCGAGCTGGCGCAGCCGGTGGCCACCTCGGACATCCTCCGCCTGCTCAGCGGCGTGCGCGGGGTGCTCAACGCCCGCGTCACCTCGCTGCGGCTGAGTGGCACCACCGCCACCCCGGGCTCCGTCCCCACCGTGCTCCCCGCCGCCGACAGCGTCTGGGGCGTGCGCGCCCAAAAGGTCCTGCCCGCGGAGCTGCTGCTGCTGGATGAGGCGGGCCCCACCCTCACCGTGGAGAAGGCCACCTCATGA
- a CDS encoding baseplate J/gp47 family protein has protein sequence MSQARHLQERRQALAARPGRYGLDSVEVLALEGLRFRLRLHFIPHLSEEVGDVPPRLGPRNLTVVDDEGHPVPVEVHSPLEQPGEEASCVDATFRLSKETLAQARYRPLTLVLTGLPEVDGPFSRASFSLAHEPADAGPPAPSEPPSTAHVLPPSSYLARDYESFSRLLLDRMRLTVPAWTERHAADLGVLLVELLAHQGDLLAYYQDAVAAEAYLGTARRRTSLRRHARLLDYTVHDGCNARTWVHVRLDPAVDMLELPAGTRFRSTPVPPDTHAWDAHPLAQQLVLESLAPTRLYVEHDTLFLYTWGARHEVLPRGATSATLAGHFPRLRAGDVLVFEELYAPGTALPGSGWLQHRHAVRLSQAPELYEDDLPEPAQPLTRVTWFPEDALPFPLTFSQTPEQSGARVVGNLVLADHGETHTQEVEVDADGGVAPLPLRGLQVMSAEPWEQEHASLLPASETLTQAPRQALPCVRVEELREDVLATRVLPWTVRRDLLSSDRFDRHFVAGLGDGDALVLRFGDGQLGRRPRPGARLQVSWRTGIPSSGNMAAETPLTMDAPPQGVTGVRNPLPARGGQRPEDTERIRRDAPTAFRTQERAVTEEDFSLLAQRLPGVRQAVTHLTWTGSWNIARVHVLAQEGRRPAPHLLQRLQRYLHRLRLLGTEVEVRPPELVPLAITLRVGVRPGHAPATVRLALEQELGSGELPGGRVAFFHPSAFGLGQPAYLAPVVARAASVPGVAWVEPLRFQRWGQDASSALETGHIRLEPFELVLVEGQPTRPDLGLVRIQLEGGRT, from the coding sequence ATGAGCCAGGCGCGTCACCTGCAGGAGCGGCGGCAGGCGCTGGCGGCCCGGCCCGGCCGCTACGGGCTGGACTCGGTGGAGGTGCTGGCGCTGGAGGGGCTCCGCTTCCGGCTGCGCCTCCACTTCATCCCCCACCTCTCCGAGGAGGTGGGCGACGTGCCTCCGCGGCTGGGCCCGCGGAACCTGACGGTGGTGGACGACGAGGGCCACCCGGTGCCCGTGGAGGTGCACTCGCCGCTGGAGCAGCCCGGCGAGGAGGCCTCCTGCGTGGACGCCACCTTCCGCCTGTCGAAGGAGACGCTGGCCCAGGCGCGCTACCGCCCGCTCACCCTGGTGCTCACCGGCCTGCCCGAGGTGGACGGGCCCTTCTCCCGCGCCAGCTTCTCCCTGGCCCACGAGCCCGCCGACGCCGGGCCCCCAGCGCCCTCGGAGCCCCCGTCCACGGCCCACGTGCTTCCCCCCAGCAGCTACCTGGCCCGCGACTACGAGAGCTTCAGCCGGCTGCTGCTGGACCGGATGCGCCTCACCGTGCCCGCGTGGACGGAGCGCCACGCGGCCGACCTCGGGGTGCTGCTGGTGGAGCTGCTGGCCCACCAGGGGGACCTGCTCGCCTACTACCAGGACGCCGTGGCCGCCGAGGCCTACCTGGGCACGGCCCGGCGCCGCACCTCGCTGCGCCGCCACGCCCGGCTGCTCGACTACACCGTCCACGACGGCTGCAACGCCCGCACCTGGGTGCACGTGAGGCTCGACCCCGCGGTGGACATGCTGGAGCTGCCCGCGGGCACGCGCTTCCGCTCCACCCCCGTCCCTCCGGACACGCACGCCTGGGACGCCCACCCGCTGGCGCAGCAACTCGTCTTGGAGAGCCTGGCCCCCACGCGGCTGTACGTGGAGCACGACACCCTCTTCCTTTACACGTGGGGCGCCCGGCACGAGGTGCTGCCGCGCGGCGCCACCTCCGCCACCCTGGCCGGCCACTTCCCCCGGCTGCGCGCCGGGGACGTGCTCGTCTTCGAGGAGCTGTACGCCCCGGGCACGGCGCTGCCCGGCAGCGGCTGGCTCCAGCACCGGCACGCCGTGCGGCTCAGCCAGGCGCCCGAGCTGTACGAGGATGACCTCCCCGAGCCGGCCCAGCCCCTCACCCGCGTGACGTGGTTTCCCGAGGATGCGCTGCCCTTCCCCCTCACCTTCAGCCAGACGCCAGAGCAGTCAGGGGCGCGGGTGGTGGGCAACCTGGTACTCGCCGACCACGGGGAGACACACACCCAGGAGGTGGAGGTGGATGCGGACGGGGGCGTGGCGCCGCTGCCGCTGCGGGGCCTGCAGGTGATGAGCGCCGAGCCCTGGGAGCAGGAGCACGCAAGCCTCCTGCCCGCCTCGGAGACCCTCACCCAGGCCCCCCGGCAGGCCCTGCCCTGTGTCCGCGTGGAGGAGCTGCGCGAGGACGTGCTGGCCACGCGCGTGCTGCCCTGGACGGTGCGCAGGGACTTGCTCTCCAGCGACCGCTTCGACCGCCACTTCGTCGCCGGGCTCGGGGATGGGGACGCGCTGGTGTTGCGCTTTGGCGACGGGCAGCTCGGCCGGCGCCCGCGGCCCGGGGCGCGGCTCCAGGTGTCCTGGCGCACCGGCATTCCTTCCTCGGGCAACATGGCCGCGGAGACGCCGCTGACGATGGACGCGCCGCCCCAGGGCGTGACCGGGGTGCGCAACCCGCTGCCGGCCCGCGGAGGCCAGCGGCCCGAGGACACCGAGCGCATCCGCCGCGATGCGCCCACGGCCTTCCGCACCCAGGAGCGGGCCGTCACCGAGGAGGACTTCTCCCTGCTGGCGCAGCGGCTGCCCGGCGTGAGACAGGCCGTCACCCACCTGACGTGGACGGGCAGCTGGAACATCGCCCGCGTCCATGTGCTCGCGCAGGAGGGACGTAGGCCGGCACCCCACCTGCTCCAGCGGCTCCAGCGCTACCTCCACCGCCTCCGCCTGCTGGGCACCGAGGTGGAGGTGCGACCTCCGGAGCTCGTCCCGCTCGCCATCACCCTGCGCGTGGGCGTGCGGCCCGGCCATGCGCCCGCCACCGTGCGCCTCGCGCTCGAGCAGGAGCTTGGCAGCGGCGAGCTGCCCGGGGGGCGCGTGGCCTTCTTCCACCCCAGCGCCTTCGGGCTCGGCCAGCCCGCGTACCTGGCGCCCGTGGTGGCCCGGGCCGCCTCGGTGCCCGGCGTGGCCTGGGTGGAGCCCCTGCGCTTCCAGCGCTGGGGACAGGATGCGAGCAGTGCGCTGGAGACGGGCCACATCCGCCTGGAGCCCTTCGAGCTGGTGCTCGTGGAGGGCCAGCCCACGCGGCCGGATCTGGGGCTCGTGCGCATCCAGCTCGAGGGAGGTAGGACGTGA
- a CDS encoding GPW/gp25 family protein has protein sequence MSTSRADLAFPYALDPRGYTATSPSYDAHVRDLIEQVLFTSPGERINRPDFGSGVMQLVFAPLGEELLASTRLLLQGNLQRFLGDLITVEALEVESEESRLNITLRYVVLATGQRRQDRFTR, from the coding sequence ATGAGCACCTCGCGCGCCGACCTCGCCTTCCCCTACGCGCTGGACCCGCGGGGCTACACCGCCACCAGCCCCTCGTACGACGCGCACGTGCGCGACCTCATCGAGCAGGTGCTCTTCACCAGTCCCGGCGAGCGCATCAACCGCCCGGACTTCGGCAGCGGGGTGATGCAGCTCGTCTTCGCCCCGCTGGGCGAGGAGCTGCTGGCCAGCACCCGCCTGCTGCTGCAGGGCAACCTGCAGCGCTTCCTGGGCGACCTCATCACCGTGGAGGCCCTGGAGGTGGAGTCCGAGGAGTCCCGGCTGAACATCACCCTGCGCTACGTCGTGCTGGCCACCGGGCAGCGCCGGCAGGACCGGTTCACCCGATGA
- a CDS encoding phage baseplate assembly protein V — protein MSSPSPHGNPPDLGRRYYGKYRGKVVDNIDLMELGRILVEVPALKGVEGSWALPCVPYAGPQVGFLMLPPIGANVWVEFEGGDPTHPIWAGCFWGEMEKPVLAATPFQKVIKTDSFTLVINDTDGTGGLLLEVGPPAVEVPVTITIDAAGLQIETAEAVISMSPEEITATIPPTTATLTEGGVAVETEGSVTVTASDVTVTAEEVTVTANITATGAVEVTGDVAITGAVELTGDLTAGAAVEIGGALSVDGAVDLAGAVGVEGVVNLAGNLSVEGAVEVAGAVVAATLTGAPLP, from the coding sequence ATGAGCTCCCCCTCCCCACACGGGAACCCGCCGGACCTGGGCCGGCGCTACTACGGCAAGTACCGCGGCAAGGTCGTGGACAACATCGACTTGATGGAGCTGGGCCGCATCCTCGTGGAGGTGCCCGCCCTGAAGGGTGTGGAGGGCAGCTGGGCCCTGCCGTGCGTGCCCTACGCGGGCCCCCAGGTGGGCTTCCTCATGCTGCCGCCCATCGGCGCCAACGTCTGGGTCGAGTTCGAAGGCGGAGACCCCACCCACCCCATCTGGGCCGGCTGCTTCTGGGGGGAGATGGAGAAGCCCGTGCTCGCCGCCACCCCCTTCCAGAAGGTCATCAAGACGGACTCCTTCACGCTCGTCATCAATGACACGGACGGCACGGGCGGGCTGCTGCTCGAGGTGGGCCCGCCCGCGGTGGAGGTGCCCGTCACCATCACCATCGACGCGGCGGGGCTGCAAATCGAGACGGCCGAGGCCGTCATCTCCATGAGCCCGGAGGAGATAACGGCCACCATCCCCCCCACCACCGCCACCCTCACCGAGGGGGGCGTGGCCGTGGAGACGGAGGGCTCCGTCACCGTCACCGCCAGCGACGTCACCGTCACCGCCGAGGAGGTCACCGTCACCGCCAACATCACCGCCACCGGCGCGGTGGAGGTGACAGGCGACGTGGCGATTACCGGCGCCGTGGAGCTCACGGGAGACCTGACGGCGGGGGCCGCGGTGGAGATTGGCGGAGCCCTGAGCGTGGACGGCGCCGTTGACCTGGCCGGGGCGGTGGGCGTGGAGGGTGTCGTCAATCTGGCGGGGAACCTGTCCGTGGAGGGCGCCGTCGAGGTGGCCGGAGCGGTGGTCGCCGCCACGCTGACGGGAGCCCCGCTGCCATGA
- a CDS encoding LysM domain-containing protein has translation MFSPSSRYSQVPEATYEAPDGTQITYKRRRFPPLQQQGVFGQTPVLPEERVDQLAARTLRDPLQYWRLCDSNGVMDPLELVATPGRRVRVPLSLVPEQK, from the coding sequence ATGTTCAGCCCGAGCAGCCGCTACAGCCAGGTCCCCGAGGCCACCTACGAGGCGCCCGACGGCACCCAAATCACCTACAAGCGCCGGCGCTTTCCTCCGCTGCAGCAGCAGGGTGTCTTCGGGCAGACCCCCGTGCTGCCCGAGGAGCGCGTGGACCAGCTCGCCGCGCGCACCCTGAGGGACCCGCTCCAGTACTGGCGCCTGTGTGACTCCAATGGGGTGATGGACCCGCTGGAGCTGGTGGCCACGCCGGGCCGCCGCGTGCGCGTGCCGCTCTCCCTCGTGCCCGAGCAGAAATGA
- a CDS encoding DUF4157 domain-containing protein, with product MPQATLAPMPVQARFEAGEPRGHRLESAATFGARSGGSPLPDPVQRKMSAAFGQSFADVRVHHGPEAASIGARAFTRGSHLHFAPGKYAPGTPEGQRLIGHELTHVVQQRAGRVRVPQEAGLPVNSHPALESEADRSGALAAQGQPVAVSGVGSGIQPSASPAAGAIQCNGDKDKQPALTGMTREDMAKQTLAMDRPFNSPAKALHNINRFASFLGIHHAPAGPAFQVAKDNSQLAQQTGFQAHHEFQKKEYAMHQQNRASYNPFGQWMADIPPLPRAAMSYGFSLFPSKKKSEE from the coding sequence GTGCCTCAGGCCACTCTGGCGCCCATGCCCGTGCAGGCTCGATTTGAAGCAGGCGAGCCGCGTGGCCACCGTCTCGAGTCCGCCGCCACGTTCGGGGCCCGCTCCGGGGGCAGCCCGCTGCCGGATCCGGTGCAGCGCAAGATGTCAGCGGCGTTCGGGCAGAGCTTCGCCGACGTGCGGGTCCATCACGGCCCGGAGGCGGCCTCGATTGGGGCCCGGGCCTTCACCCGGGGCTCTCACCTGCACTTCGCGCCGGGGAAGTACGCTCCCGGCACGCCCGAGGGGCAGCGGCTCATCGGCCATGAGCTCACCCACGTGGTGCAGCAGCGGGCCGGGCGCGTGCGGGTTCCCCAGGAGGCGGGGCTGCCCGTCAACTCCCACCCGGCGCTCGAGTCCGAGGCGGACCGCTCGGGAGCGCTCGCCGCCCAGGGCCAGCCGGTGGCCGTCTCCGGCGTGGGTTCAGGCATCCAGCCCTCGGCGTCTCCGGCGGCGGGCGCCATCCAGTGCAACGGGGACAAGGACAAGCAGCCGGCCCTGACAGGCATGACGCGCGAGGACATGGCCAAGCAGACCCTGGCCATGGACCGGCCCTTCAACTCTCCAGCCAAGGCGCTCCACAACATCAACCGGTTCGCTTCCTTTCTGGGCATCCACCATGCCCCGGCCGGCCCGGCCTTCCAGGTGGCCAAGGACAACTCCCAGCTGGCCCAGCAGACCGGTTTCCAGGCGCATCACGAGTTCCAGAAGAAGGAATACGCGATGCACCAGCAGAACAGGGCCAGCTACAACCCGTTCGGCCAGTGGATGGCGGACATCCCCCCCCTCCCACGCGCGGCGATGTCCTACGGTTTCTCGCTCTTCCCCTCGAAGAAGAAGTCCGAGGAGTGA
- a CDS encoding DUF4157 domain-containing protein: MQEPAPTPGDFAHLDRSAELGHRFADIPVSRPRGQASQGGAEPDGASVHEAAKRGTRGPGGPLPDLERSQRAFGRHDVSGIAAHTDRSAVAGVQAMGAAAFTQGEHIAFAGTPDLPTAAHEAAHVVQQRAGVQPAGAMGQVGDQYEPRADAVADKVASGQSAEGGLQRSAGGQGEGPTVGSAGHVVQLKRETQESTEGFRNVKVPVELLAFDLGEAREWPNRAKKIYDYIEDARSRLDDDGVSLLEEFEREVDEVVDNLVNLSGQFAAKCKALAANALAPGNKPASGAADSNADTNESPLKSLRAEGNNSAAEGNNSASRRPSPRIAAQDSRTPEGELKQISKEIIERWKNLLRKDSQAREVFPINEGSFSAKGRAHDVFGVSPKEGSNLVQVDTWFNGIALNGENLSPVYKPKDHVSLSEKASGTVLMGKKPAENISAPEDPKDPKVELERLEKLKQVEESIKINLNLPQEVRFQAAPVYKERGSGQVAAMGGTNASGYAMLAGVPDWTTQRWEWLHVRAASLGGITDGSNLVVGTRDVNTQMMPVEANIRLLSNIVKENRNLYSSLTVNFSVDGQDANAKHKVNEIKIEWCLNPVQGDPTPVQGDPTKECKGEARFAPLTTNANISKMEIGILEEKLKEHREQVKQVEQVQKNAGSQGDGAPTIRTQTKKRSR, translated from the coding sequence ATGCAAGAGCCGGCGCCCACGCCGGGCGACTTCGCCCACCTGGACCGGTCGGCCGAACTCGGCCACCGCTTCGCGGACATCCCGGTGTCCCGGCCGCGCGGTCAGGCCTCGCAGGGAGGAGCCGAGCCAGATGGCGCCTCCGTCCACGAGGCCGCGAAGCGCGGCACCCGCGGGCCGGGCGGGCCGCTGCCCGACCTCGAGCGCAGCCAAAGAGCATTCGGGCGGCACGACGTGTCGGGAATCGCGGCGCACACCGACCGCTCCGCGGTGGCCGGGGTGCAGGCGATGGGCGCGGCGGCGTTCACCCAGGGCGAGCACATCGCGTTCGCCGGGACGCCGGACCTGCCCACTGCCGCGCATGAGGCGGCGCACGTGGTGCAGCAGCGGGCCGGGGTGCAGCCTGCGGGAGCCATGGGGCAGGTGGGGGACCAGTACGAGCCGCGTGCCGACGCGGTAGCCGACAAAGTGGCTTCGGGACAGTCGGCAGAAGGAGGGCTCCAGCGGTCTGCGGGTGGGCAGGGGGAGGGGCCGACCGTGGGGAGCGCAGGCCACGTCGTGCAGCTCAAGCGCGAAACCCAAGAGTCCACAGAAGGCTTCCGCAATGTAAAGGTACCGGTTGAGTTGCTCGCTTTCGATTTGGGTGAAGCAAGAGAATGGCCAAACCGTGCCAAAAAGATCTACGATTATATTGAAGACGCCCGCAGCAGACTGGATGACGATGGTGTGTCATTGCTGGAGGAATTCGAGAGAGAGGTTGACGAGGTAGTAGATAACCTTGTGAATCTCTCAGGACAGTTTGCCGCGAAGTGCAAGGCGCTGGCAGCTAATGCGCTGGCACCTGGCAATAAGCCGGCATCTGGAGCGGCAGATTCAAATGCTGACACGAACGAGAGTCCCCTCAAGAGCTTAAGGGCTGAGGGGAACAATTCTGCGGCTGAGGGGAACAATTCTGCATCGCGACGGCCTAGTCCCCGCATTGCGGCACAAGACTCGCGTACCCCCGAGGGTGAGTTGAAGCAGATTAGCAAAGAGATCATTGAACGCTGGAAAAACCTCCTCAGAAAAGACAGTCAGGCGAGAGAAGTATTCCCTATCAACGAGGGGAGCTTCAGCGCCAAGGGTCGGGCGCACGATGTGTTTGGGGTCAGCCCGAAAGAGGGGTCAAACCTTGTTCAGGTGGACACCTGGTTCAATGGCATTGCGCTCAATGGCGAGAACTTGTCGCCTGTCTATAAACCCAAGGACCATGTGAGTTTGAGTGAGAAGGCCTCCGGTACGGTGCTGATGGGAAAGAAACCAGCGGAGAACATCTCCGCCCCAGAGGACCCAAAGGACCCAAAGGTAGAGCTTGAAAGGCTTGAAAAGCTTAAACAGGTTGAGGAATCCATTAAAATAAACCTGAATCTACCTCAAGAGGTGCGCTTCCAAGCGGCGCCTGTATACAAAGAAAGAGGTTCCGGGCAGGTTGCTGCCATGGGGGGGACGAATGCTTCCGGGTACGCCATGTTGGCGGGTGTTCCCGATTGGACAACGCAGAGGTGGGAATGGCTCCATGTCCGTGCGGCTTCCCTAGGGGGGATAACGGATGGCAGCAACCTTGTGGTCGGCACCCGGGATGTCAATACCCAGATGATGCCAGTCGAGGCCAACATCCGGTTGCTTTCGAACATCGTAAAAGAAAATAGAAATCTGTACAGCAGCCTGACGGTGAATTTTTCGGTCGATGGGCAGGATGCCAATGCCAAACATAAAGTGAACGAGATAAAAATCGAGTGGTGTTTGAATCCGGTGCAGGGCGATCCCACACCGGTGCAGGGCGATCCCACAAAAGAGTGCAAAGGGGAGGCACGGTTCGCTCCTCTAACGACCAATGCCAATATCTCCAAGATGGAGATCGGGATCCTCGAGGAGAAGTTGAAGGAGCATCGTGAACAGGTTAAGCAGGTTGAGCAGGTGCAAAAAAATGCAGGATCGCAAGGGGACGGGGCTCCAACAATTCGCACGCAGACCAAGAAACGATCGCGGTAG